ACAccatatatttagaaattggtGTAGCTTACAAACTTTCCAAATTATATTTCAGGAGGCTTGTAGGATTCTTCCTGAAATATGTGGTCCAGAAACCTACCCCAAGGTTGCGCAAGTCCTGTTGGAGAGGGAAAACCCTGAAACAGCTCTTATGGTCTTGCGTTGGTCTGGTCGTGACGGCGTATCAGAATTGGTTTCAATTGGTGAAGCTGTTACTGCTATTCGTGTGAGAGTGGAATGTGGTCTTCTGAGTGAAGCATTCACATACCAAAGGACACTCTGCTTGAAagtaaaggaaaataaattgaaaaatggAGCTGTGATTCATGTGTCCGATGATCCAGACAGCTGGAGTTGGACAGAATGGATGGAGATACTAGTCAACGAATTCTGCTGTCTTTCTATTAGGAGAAACTTGGTTGATCGAATCATTGAGTTACCATGGAACCCAAATGAGGAGAAATATCTGCACAGATGCTTATTGGATTCTGCAACTGATGACCCGTCATCAGCTGTGGGTAGTCTTTTGGTTGTCTTTTATCTTCAGGTTAGTAACTTCACTTGAACAACTTGGGCTGAGAATGGTTTGTCTGCACTAGAGTAGCTTTGAAAATAGtcaaataaatttcattagGGATCTCAATGGTGACTCTACAATTAGCTCATCCTACTAGATATTGGTATATTTTCATGTATTTGCTGTCTAGactttaaaaatcttttataatttGAGCTTGATGTTGAGAGTAATGAACAAGCATTAAGTTATTTGAACAACCAGGCAATCAGTATCACTATAAGCTCTGCTTATTCTCTGAAGAATTCGTATATTATTGGGTATTTTGGTCTTTCTTTGACTGGACATTACTGGTTGTTCACATTGCTGCAGCGCTACCGCTACATCCAGGCATACCAAGTCGATCTTAAGCTCCAGAAAATTGAGGAGGGTTTTTTATCCGACATTCGAATTGGGGAAGAAGTTATGTTCAGAATGCAATCGCAGAGTCGTTGGAGAAAAGAGTTAGTTGTAAGTATTGCAGCCACCTTTCCATGTACAAGTGGATCCTTCCACTTTTCCTTTTAAAAGCTACATCCTCATATTTCCACCTTCTTGCATAGTGCTTAGTAGCCTCTTGATACTTGCAGGATTGTCAAATATTTCTGAATCTTGAATGTTCTATGTGTGTGCAATATTACTTGATATTGgctattcaacttgacatttatACCCTCCTGTGTCTCTGTTGCTCTGAAACAGGATAGATCCATAGATATACTTCCAGTAATTCAGCAGCAGCAAGTTAGATCTGGACAATTTTCTGAGATGGAAGATACCTCTGAAAGTGCTTCTGAAGGAGCAAAAAACTCTAATCTTGCTGATGCAACTGAGATGATTACTTCTTCAGTTCCCGTTTCTAATAATTCTGTATTTCTCCAGCGGGCTAACAATGCCGACACTAGAGAGCCAATGGCTAATAATGGTAGTCCATTTCAACCCGGTCATTTGATAGGAAACGCTTCCCTTGATATCTCCCATGGAAGGTTATTTACAAGCGCAAATAGAGGACAAAAGAGTGAAGTTAGAAGCACAACTAAGGCACTGACATTTGGTGAAGTGTCAACTCCGTTCAAAGATCTGAACAGAGCGCGTGGTAACAGCCAGCTTAAAGGAAAAAGGACTGAAGAAACCTCTCCAGAGACAAATGTTGATAGATTCATGGAGAATAATATGAGCTCTCCTTATCTCCGCCGAGTCACAGCTAACAATCCTGTAACAGTGAAACCTAGCAGCAACCATCTCAATGGATCTGTACAGAAACCGGAATCAACCTTTTTTGGCACAAGGATGCAACCGGACAGAGATAACTTTAATGATTTGGATGATCCAATGGACATGTCATCAAGGTACAtttcctttcttctttataGCCTAGCCTTTTTTCTTTATGCTTCAATCATGCCATTAAAGTAGTGGACACTGGTATTGTGTGGTATAAAACACTTGTTGCCgtttggtttaaaaataaagtCCTGAGGAATTTCCGGTTTGGTTCTTTCGTCCACAGCTTCTAATCTTTATACTGGATTAGCTACATATCAATTGTGTGTATCATGAATTGCAGCTTCAAAGACAACACAAATGCCGTGGCCACGGAGAGCAGGAATAACAGTGGCGGATTGAGGTGGCGGTCAGATGAAACaagtgaggatgaagatgaaccGAACTTGGGCATGGAAGCGATGACTAATTTTGGTTCCATGCAGGTTAAGGGAAGAAGGAGACGTAGATTCGCTGCAAGATGAAATATAACAAACACTCAAAAAAAGATCATTGTCAATTCTGTTAAGCATCACCGAGAGCAAGTTGTGTAAAGAGGGAGAGATAGGTACAGTGAGCTTCGTTCtcctgattattttttttgtgcctgggaaatgatatgatttttgaattttgtgtttcactgtttttcttgtttagttttCCTTTCTAGACATTTTTTCTCGGATATCATTTTAATGAGGAGAAGAAATTAATGATGagtatgtttaaaattttacgtTGGTAAAGTTGCAtggtgtatatttttttttgtccctcaCGTCTTTATTgttgactttttaaaaatatttagcaaAACGTTTTGTCCAAGTTTCCCGATataaacaaaaacctaaaccccctgaactctctttctctgtttctgcctTCGATCTGGATTCAAATTCATAATCTCATCTTGGGTTTTTTGGTGTTCCTTAATTTATTCCCCTAGGTCTAAAGTTTGCTTCTTGTTTCTTGAGTTTTACCAAAATTTGCTTCAAGAATTAGCTGCTTTGTAGGACTCGTGTTCTTATTGTTtaagtttcatatttttgaaatacatcCATTTGTTAGTAATTTCTTGGTGTTAGCTTGGCAATAAAGACTTTTTATAAATATGCTTAGTATCCAATCATTGTTCTTATAAAATCTCCAAACAACAAATCTCCCCATTCAAAATCTAAGGGGAGATAAAGTCTATCTTGAGATTCAATTCAAAGTTAAAATAAGCCTTGTGTGATCCATCCAATATCCAAATCAAGATCATATGGCAAGATAACACCAGAACATTAAATTTGAAAGTCACTGATAGGATCACAAAGGAAAAGTTCCAGTGTAGCGGATATGGTCGAGAGTGGGACGCAGACCGTACTTACAAACCGCTGCATTTGCTGCTCTGAAACCTCCTCCATAAGCTGGAGATGCATCATGAGCTATCTGATGCTTAAAGAACTCTCCAAGTTTCTTCTCCACGTTTGATTTCCCTCCTTTCTTgttagaagatgatgatgatgatgatggcatGGCCGCCGATGCTGTTGAAGGCAAGTTTCTTGATGAAGTATCTGAGAGAACCTCAGATTCAAGCCACATGTAAGAGAGGACTTGGCAGATTCCTTCCTCTACCTCAGGGTTAAGGTTCCTATACCCTAAtagaaacaagaaattaaaagatgTTAAATATTGCTTTTAATTATGGTTATAAGCTTATATATCAACATTGATGGTGCATATAACTACATAATatgatataatttaaaatacttGTATATTTCTAACTTatatttcaagtttttttataactaaaataccTAAATCCAAAACAATGTATAGTATGTACCTTTGAGCCTTAGCCATCCGTGCATGAGCTCATGGGCGAGAATTGCTCCGGTTAGTAACCTTCATCCAAAAGCCATTAGGTAAGTAGTCAATTACTgtcaaaaaaactaatttgagaATTGAGTTAGTATAGTACCTTGGGAGGCCATAAAGAACTAAAATCGCAGTGACTTCACATTTGCGTATTAGCTTTTGAGGCTGAGTTCTCATACCAACAAGACGGTGAGCACCAAGTCTCGGTCTTCTAAGAACCtgtaaagaaccaaaaaaaaatatatatatatatatatatatatatatatatataacagagcaaaataaaatcattgtttAGAATCAGAAGGTAATTAAGTTTCCGAGGAGAGTTTGAAAAGACTTACACTTGTAACCGTTTGTTCTTCTGACAAGCATAAACCTCTTGTCTCAGGCATGTGATGGTATCCCTGTGAAACATACAGATAACTTTAACTGTAATTTGATAGAAGCGcttacaaaaattatttgtgTAAGTAAAAATATCGAAACTTACGTTTTTCTCTCCTACGATAGCATCATTGAGAGCTTCTCTTTGAACAAGAAGCATAGGAATCTGTTGATCAAGTTTCATGTACATTCCTTCGTAATAGTCTCTTATCGCGTGGTAAAGCGGTTGACACTCTCCAGTATCGGTTATCGCGGTTTCCATACATTCTAAACACAAACTTCTCCCATCATCTAACGTGTAATATCTCACATCCCATGACTTCATGGATCACAACATACaagtaaaaaaacatgaaattgatttgtaaaaaaaaagtaaaaatagatATGGACTTATGAACGATTAATATGTATTTGATTACCTCCAAGCGTTCACAGCTACAACAACGAGCGGTTTTATCGTATTCGTGAGCCGGGCAATACTTTTGGTTCCAAAACGGATGGCATCGATACTCGATCAAACCAGCATCATTAGTTGGAATCTGAGGAGGCGAttattaaaaagtgaaaaaatatatagatgacGTTATATTTAAGAATTTAACAAGGTGATTGTATAGTTGCTTACAAAATGGTGACAAACTTCGCATTTGGGATGAGTAAGCTCTTTGAAACAAAGCTTATGATAGGGTTTGGTTCCTGACAGAGAGAACTTGAATCAAGAGAGAAGGCAAACACACAGAACCTTAGTCTGTTAGTCACTTCGAAACGACATTAACACAAATTAAGAGTATTATTATATAAGTACatgtatttgtgtgtgtgtgtataataTATACCTCATGCTCAGTGATAGCGTAACCACAAGAGTGGCAACAGAAGCATTCAGGATGAAAGAATGTACCCATGCATCCTAGATAGTTACCCATTCCAATATCACGATTGCAACCACCGCATATTCTACTAAAAATCACGCAAACAACGTTACCGAATGTGCTATTGGAAAATAGCTGcttaataatttatattctcTAAGATAGTATTatcatcaaatcaatttttaagaatttatataattttttttagtttaataatttttataatttccaGTTCACGATTAAAAGTTAGATTTATTAGGATAATTCGTGATGTGGAGTTTCTATGGTTGAACTAATTATGctactatatataaacaacccaatttttttttttctatatgaatATTCTTAAGATGAAgagaatgtattttttttaataaagggAATATGCATTTTGTTATACCTTTGTCTTCGTCTGCATTGATAGGAAGGATCATACGGTGGAATGAAGGATGATGGATTCAAGCCACCGTGAAAAGGCCTTGGAAAATCTCGATTGTTATCCGTAGACCAACCGTACCCTGCGCATTTGTtttcacaattaaaaaaaaaaagtcagtcTATTATCAGTGTAATAGAATAACGTTTTTAATGGACTAGTCTAATTTGAATTCATGAACGTAGATAGAGTTTACCATGTGGGCGCTTCCTGTCGTCGGCTAGAGAAAGTGAAATTGCACGGTCGAGTTCTTCTTTGTCCCGTCCACCTCTCGACCGATCATCCTGTGATTCGTTATTCATTGACATGACCatccaaaaaattgtttataatggcatcaagaaaaagaaaaaaagctgaTGAAACGAATTAGCATATTTCAGATTAGAATAATAATTCCACcaccaaattaaatataaatttcaccttttaaaagattcataTATATGATCACAGCTAAAAATTACTGGTAGTGCTTAAGGGTATCAAATTAggttgacagaaaaaaaaaaaggtatcaaAATAGGCCACCTCAATCCAATCCCAACTCTATCATCaagtaccaaatttttttttgtgttcatgGATTTAATTTATGGATTTAAATTCTATTCCTAACCAATGAGCTAggtagttcaaaaaaaaaatgttgttttttatataagaattaAAGTACCCTAATAGCTGactataaaaaattagaaattaatacTAATTAACAATCATATTAAagcataaataataaataagtattattattagaaaAGTTTATTCACATAACATTGGAATCTAATCCGTATTATTCATGAAAATGAATCGGAAATATCTCAACTCGGTAATAGAAAACCaattaccaaaagaaaatatctcAACTTGGCCCATTAATTAATACTCCTTATTGAGCCAAACTATAAACCGATCTCAAGGCCACATTGTCACATCATCTTATTTTGAGCATCAAAACCCAACGAGACTTATGACAAGTGAGAAATGGACCAACTCATTCATGGATGTGACAATCTTACAGAATGTACAAGACCCGTGatatttcaaagaaaacaagttttaaaaagaaaacagtagTAATATTCACATGTCTTTTGTATAATGCTTTAATATGAATAATCGCACGCCTATAGTATACGtgtaaatttctaaaaaagaaaaaaaaatgatgtttataaattaaatgaGTATACAATAATTTACCAAAGAAGAAGGAGGTAGAGGAAAGACCATATTCTCGTCCTCTTGAAACTGAGGAGGATGGTGATTAGTGCGAGCTGCACCACTACCACCATTTGAGCCACTCTTGAAAAGCTTACTCACCCATTTCATCAACTTCCATTTCTTATCTCTATATGTCGACGAAGATGACGACCCAACTTCCCCTGATATAATCAAAACGTTAGGTTACACTTTGAAAACGTATaggaagaaagaaaggagaagaaaaaacgCACCGAAGATACAAGGATTGGAGATATGGCTGACACGAGCAACACcgtaggaagaagaagaaggagaagaagaagaagaagaggaggaggaagaagaatccATGAAGGAGGAAAGAATGGCCCACACGTGCTTTTATATATCCTTGAAAACGTGTGAGTAAAGCGAAAACGACGGCCGGAGAGAgaagcaaagaaaagaagaggaagaggaggaagaagaagaagagggaagagggaagaagaagaagaacaagaagaagaagttataagtcattaaaatgttattagagaattaaaacatatatgaaaagagaagaaagaaagagagaatctttgcaGAAGAGATCGggctaaaaaaaatttaaaaagaaaaaagaaaaggaagagatgCTTAGCTTCTGAAAGGAAAggaacagagagaaagagatgtttTTTCTAAgagaatatctttttttttttgtttaacatgtCTTTTTGGGTTTTGCTGAGGCGGAGAATCCTCAAACAACGGTGTTGCGAGGAGGAGGATAGTTGAAAACTTGtaaccttttcttttgtatcatttaaattatcaaaataccaaaaaagtGAGTTTTGTGTTTacgaaaagttaaaaaattcttctttttgggttttgatggAGACCGCTTGTCCCGTTGGTTCTAActttggtttagtttgatttttttttttttttcattgttttgaaaAAGAGTCAATTGGCACACTAGACCTAAAATGATAGAAAGATTTAGACATCAAACATGTTAAATACGAActaattataagtttataacacaATGTTTACGCTATACCGGCTTATTACGAAAGTCCTAGCTAGTGTAATCTAACGATAAAGATGCGCTTTTGCAACGTTAGCACACAGACAACTTTAATATGGcaattaaaacttttatgaCATACAAACGACGGACCAACccttttatctatattattataatctGAGGCATCAATCTAATAGGAAGGTCGTGACCGGCGATGACGCAGCAAAGGTGAAAGAGGCTTCAAAGTGGAATCAGACACCCAATTTTTACAGAACAAAAGCCTAACCCTATTGccattttttaaagttatttttcttgagattacatttttttttatgaatcaaaattaatatagtGGATTAAAAACAGCAGAGATCAAatctagctttttttttttttttgttcagggACAGTTTCCACCTTGAGATCTGACCATTTCTTTATCAACTTGCTAAAGTCGATCTCTGTATGGACGATCCataacttatttttattaagGCTGCTTATTTTTGGGAATCCTCACTTAAAGAATACtgatccttttctttctttctctgttttttttttcttttcttatcaaGTTATATAGTTTATCTcaagtatataataatatatacccCATAATAGATTTAAGCTAATTttcaccagaagaagaaaatgttaaaatatattttaaacgaATGTGTTTAATTAGTTTATACCTCATCACTATATGCGTCAGCTAATTTTACAACTGAAATTGGTTGAACAAATGTGTTTATTCTAGTTCAACACGAATTTATTGAAACCTTGATATCCATAATTTTATcaagttgtttaaaaatgataaaaaaatttgtaacaaaattaatgtgtatatatatacgtcgAAGAAAAACGTGAGGCTATTGGCTGAGATTGAGTANaaaaaaaaaaaaaaaaaaaatccaagataCGATGCATTTGTCTTTAATCATGCAACTAAAAATCCAAgaatttacttttctttttatctcatATGCATGCATATGAGACATCTTATCCAAGTATATTACAAATCGTTAACTTTGTACCTGTAAAGATTTTTGTtaggtggaaaaaaaaaagcctcgagagaagaagaaacgtgGATTTGAGTTGGaaagaataaatcaaaaacctttTCAGCTTTTCACGATATATAttcacccaaacaaaaaaaaaacttttacgatcgaaaagaaaagagagactTATCGTCATTGGACTATGGGCTCTTTTAACCCTCAATACAAAGTAACCTTGTAGTTGGACTAATACATAGCCCATTAACAATTGAGATATATAGCCCATTTTGAGGACTTTTAGAAAACGACGCCGTCACTTgtcattcatcatcaccattcCTCTgggtttttcttatttcaaaggtttttgtttatttttagttaattttcgTCTCCGTCtccatcacttttttttttttttttttttttaNNNNNNNNNNNNNNNNNNNNNNNNNNNNNNNNNNNNNNNNNNNNNNNNNNNNNNNNNNNNNNNNNNNNNNNNNNNNNNNNNNNNNNNNNNNNNNNNNNNNNNNNNNNNNNNNNNNNNNNNNNNNNNNNNNNNNNNNNNNNNNNNNNNNNNNNNNNNNNNNNNNNNNNNNNNNNNNNNNNNNNNNNNNNNNNNNNNNNNNNNNNNNNNNNNNNNNNNNNNNNNNNNNNNNNNNNNNNNNNNNNNNNNNNNNNNNNNNNNNNNNNNNNNNNNNNNNNNNNNNNNNNNNNNNNNNNNNNNNNNNNNNNNNNNNNNNNNNNNNNNNNNNNNNNNNNNNNNNNNNNNNNNNNNNNNNNNNNNNNNNNNNNNNNNNNNNNNNNNNNNNNNNNNNNNNNNNNNNNNNNNNNNNNNNNNNNNNNNNNNNNNNNNNNNNNNNNNNNNNNNNNNNNNNNNNNNNNNNNNNNNNNNNNNNNNNNNNNNNNNNNttttttttttttgaggtcgaaaaaattagggtttattttttttgggttctgtTAAtggcgacgacgacgacgacgcaGGGGCAGCAAACGGCGATTGATACGGCGGTTCTTGATGATATAATCAAACGACTCACGGAGGTTCGGTTAGCTAGACCGGGAAAGCAAGTCCAGCTCTCGGAAGCTGAGATCAAACAGCTCTGTACTACAGCTCGAGATATTTGTCTTCAGCAACC
The Camelina sativa cultivar DH55 chromosome 6, Cs, whole genome shotgun sequence genome window above contains:
- the LOC104792816 gene encoding protein DA1-related 2-like isoform X4, which encodes MDSSSSSSSSSSSPSSSSYGVARVSHISNPCIFGEVGSSSSSTYRDKKWKLMKWVSKLFKSGSNGGSGAARTNHHPPQFQEDENMDDRSRGGRDKEELDRAISLSLADDRKRPHGYGWSTDNNRDFPRPFHGGLNPSSFIPPYDPSYQCRRRQRICGGCNRDIGMGNYLGCMGTFFHPECFCCHSCGYAITEHEFSLSGTKPYHKLCFKELTHPKCEVCHHFIPTNDAGLIEYRCHPFWNQKYCPAHEYDKTARCCSCERLESWDVRYYTLDDGRSLCLECMETAITDTGECQPLYHAIRDYYEGMYMKLDQQIPMLLVQREALNDAIVGEKNGYHHMPETRGLCLSEEQTVTSVLRRPRLGAHRLVGMRTQPQKLIRKCEVTAILVLYGLPRLLTGAILAHELMHGWLRLKGYRNLNPEVEEGICQVLSYMWLESEVLSDTSSRNLPSTASAAMPSSSSSSSNKKGGKSNVEKKLGEFFKHQIAHDASPAYGGGFRAANAAVCKYGLRPTLDHIRYTGTFPL
- the LOC104792816 gene encoding protein DA1-related 2-like isoform X3; the protein is MDSSSSSSSSSSSPSSSSYGVARVSHISNPCIFGEVGSSSSSTYRDKKWKLMKWVSKLFKSGSNGGSGAARTNHHPPQFQEDENMDDRSRGGRDKEELDRAISLSLADDRKRPHGYGWSTDNNRDFPRPFHGGLNPSSFIPPYDPSYQCRRRQSRICGGCNRDIGMGNYLGCMGTFFHPECFCCHSCGYAITEHEFSLSGTKPYHKLCFKELTHPKCEVCHHFIPTNDAGLIEYRCHPFWNQKYCPAHEYDKTARCCSCERLESWDVRYYTLDDGRSLCLECMETAITDTGECQPLYHAIRDYYEGMYMKLDQQIPMLLVQREALNDAIVGEKNGYHHMPETRGLCLSEEQTVTSVLRRPRLGAHRLVGMRTQPQKLIRKCEVTAILVLYGLPRLLTGAILAHELMHGWLRLKGYRNLNPEVEEGICQVLSYMWLESEVLSDTSSRNLPSTASAAMPSSSSSSSNKKGGKSNVEKKLGEFFKHQIAHDASPAYGGGFRAANAAVCKYGLRPTLDHIRYTGTFPL
- the LOC104792816 gene encoding protein DA1-related 2-like isoform X2, encoding MDSSSSSSSSSSSPSSSSYGVARVSHISNPCIFGEVGSSSSSTYRDKKWKLMKWVSKLFKSGSNGGSGAARTNHHPPQFQEDENMVFPLPPSSLDDRSRGGRDKEELDRAISLSLADDRKRPHGYGWSTDNNRDFPRPFHGGLNPSSFIPPYDPSYQCRRRQRICGGCNRDIGMGNYLGCMGTFFHPECFCCHSCGYAITEHEFSLSGTKPYHKLCFKELTHPKCEVCHHFIPTNDAGLIEYRCHPFWNQKYCPAHEYDKTARCCSCERLESWDVRYYTLDDGRSLCLECMETAITDTGECQPLYHAIRDYYEGMYMKLDQQIPMLLVQREALNDAIVGEKNGYHHMPETRGLCLSEEQTVTSVLRRPRLGAHRLVGMRTQPQKLIRKCEVTAILVLYGLPRLLTGAILAHELMHGWLRLKGYRNLNPEVEEGICQVLSYMWLESEVLSDTSSRNLPSTASAAMPSSSSSSSNKKGGKSNVEKKLGEFFKHQIAHDASPAYGGGFRAANAAVCKYGLRPTLDHIRYTGTFPL
- the LOC104792815 gene encoding E3 ubiquitin-protein ligase HOS1-like, which produces MDTRQINGSATAARSISLLKQPDYSSKPVQEALKHLAYINLRELCNEAKIERCRATRDLASCGRFVNYVLNPCGHASLCTECCQRCDVCPICRSPLPKLGDKLRLRLYHECVEAGLISRTNEEASEDSDEDGHQLTADVLRLYSLFDVAMNNNLISVVCHYITNVCMDETAVSSDPVIAFLLDEVVVKDWVKRTFRSILADLQEIYTLETKEMQAWLDKLLKCSKQVAGICSVLEVMESAFKSSVSSQLQDVQKLRENIGKTKQHLDIMVWCIRHGFLDDVRSRYSNFTSWNALVLERKSNAIKRAWPDAVDQSSDCNVQGASLFIEDALENLEREPEYGQEIGADLEVGCLQKDKRSFLRSKIEGTSGSYPFENLRTAADILFLHGGSDLVVAKQAIFLYYLFDRHWTTPEKYWKHIIDDFAATFGITRHSLLESFVFYLLDDHSEEALQEACRILPEICGPETYPKVAQVLLERENPETALMVLRWSGRDGVSELVSIGEAVTAIRVRVECGLLSEAFTYQRTLCLKVKENKLKNGAVIHVSDDPDSWSWTEWMEILVNEFCCLSIRRNLVDRIIELPWNPNEEKYLHRCLLDSATDDPSSAVGSLLVVFYLQRYRYIQAYQVDLKLQKIEEGFLSDIRIGEEVMFRMQSQSRWRKELVDRSIDILPVIQQQQVRSGQFSEMEDTSESASEGAKNSNLADATEMITSSVPVSNNSVFLQRANNADTREPMANNGSPFQPGHLIGNASLDISHGRLFTSANRGQKSEVRSTTKALTFGEVSTPFKDLNRARGNSQLKGKRTEETSPETNVDRFMENNMSSPYLRRVTANNPVTVKPSSNHLNGSVQKPESTFFGTRMQPDRDNFNDLDDPMDMSSSFKDNTNAVATESRNNSGGLRWRSDETSEDEDEPNLGMEAMTNFGSMQVKGRRRRRFAAR
- the LOC104792816 gene encoding protein DA1-related 2-like isoform X1, giving the protein MDSSSSSSSSSSSPSSSSYGVARVSHISNPCIFGEVGSSSSSTYRDKKWKLMKWVSKLFKSGSNGGSGAARTNHHPPQFQEDENMVFPLPPSSLDDRSRGGRDKEELDRAISLSLADDRKRPHGYGWSTDNNRDFPRPFHGGLNPSSFIPPYDPSYQCRRRQSRICGGCNRDIGMGNYLGCMGTFFHPECFCCHSCGYAITEHEFSLSGTKPYHKLCFKELTHPKCEVCHHFIPTNDAGLIEYRCHPFWNQKYCPAHEYDKTARCCSCERLESWDVRYYTLDDGRSLCLECMETAITDTGECQPLYHAIRDYYEGMYMKLDQQIPMLLVQREALNDAIVGEKNGYHHMPETRGLCLSEEQTVTSVLRRPRLGAHRLVGMRTQPQKLIRKCEVTAILVLYGLPRLLTGAILAHELMHGWLRLKGYRNLNPEVEEGICQVLSYMWLESEVLSDTSSRNLPSTASAAMPSSSSSSSNKKGGKSNVEKKLGEFFKHQIAHDASPAYGGGFRAANAAVCKYGLRPTLDHIRYTGTFPL